A section of the Dehalobacter sp. DCM genome encodes:
- a CDS encoding DUF6323 family protein has translation MKEIILFPPATISKAALEEVIHCNEITLRYGLELSCEEALDLIETRSRSLLSYGRIEFAGGVINKIILAFCNSPYLSHHNYAETLNDLLETFYYYKNETLDEISDDELITLMKDYFDHQCQGSIALLQNRELELLARNVRYGVADYTKVTDGSKNDWMSYYFDEYYQEDKND, from the coding sequence ATGAAGGAAATCATATTGTTCCCTCCTGCCACCATAAGTAAAGCCGCCTTGGAAGAAGTCATTCACTGCAATGAAATCACCCTGCGTTATGGATTGGAATTATCCTGTGAAGAAGCCCTTGATCTTATCGAAACACGCAGCCGATCGCTTCTTAGCTATGGGAGGATCGAATTTGCCGGTGGCGTGATCAATAAGATCATTCTGGCGTTCTGTAACTCACCTTACCTATCACATCATAATTATGCTGAAACACTTAACGACCTGCTCGAGACTTTTTACTATTATAAAAACGAGACTTTGGATGAAATCAGTGACGATGAACTTATCACATTAATGAAAGACTACTTTGATCACCAATGCCAGGGATCCATTGCGTTGCTGCAAAATCGCGAATTGGAATTACTAGCTCGTAATGTCCGTTACGGCGTGGCAGATTACACCAAGGTAACAGATGGCAGCAAGAATGATTGGATGTCGTATTATTTTGATGAGTATTATCAGGAGGATAAAAATGACTGA
- a CDS encoding DUF6179 domain-containing protein: MTDLQKHYTLSGDNLNEAAYLQSILEEAYRLKRLSEAELLDIQGQSIRILTQQMERYTRGESSSVKIETAQQLMASVLYTVDFYLKTLPDPDLCLKTLLSRPLQGIFLEGNALIRSQVVHTHELFDAMKKTRLNTLNCAYNNTLDVALPCFFSSYDPEFAAHEIPALIDYPISYDDPKKTGIEYILDYILTLTHENLFCQCFSAEDIHGLLYGYAVDYPDLLINIFEQVLINALGVVMLNNPTGDLRITATDRITLKNKFYGLPKEKLLDALKEASAQLCRGLKIVEMESGQEVHRYIDRVLPQIAIRMEDALKLDHLDTFFVDLQYENKERWLTFVDGTRLPNRNFRILIEKIRNCGSLADKLSLIKKSIHSIRDLVDILESGYLLDNEYIDVFQSLGDTELAVLIKKLPIKDPALLWEPSGIRTDELREWQCSLYDFCLKLPAAKSDTIIQLAQNLVLR; this comes from the coding sequence ATGACTGACCTGCAAAAACACTATACACTCTCTGGAGATAATTTGAATGAGGCTGCTTATCTTCAGTCGATTCTCGAAGAAGCCTATCGGCTAAAACGTCTCTCTGAAGCAGAATTATTGGACATACAGGGACAAAGTATCCGAATCTTAACTCAGCAGATGGAAAGATATACCCGGGGCGAAAGCAGTTCGGTAAAAATCGAAACAGCCCAGCAATTAATGGCATCTGTTTTATATACCGTTGATTTTTATTTAAAAACATTGCCGGATCCTGATCTTTGCCTGAAGACCCTTCTGAGTCGGCCTTTACAGGGTATTTTTCTTGAAGGCAATGCATTGATTCGGTCCCAAGTGGTTCATACCCATGAATTATTTGACGCAATGAAGAAGACGCGTCTCAACACACTTAACTGTGCGTATAACAATACGCTGGATGTCGCGCTTCCCTGCTTTTTCTCATCCTACGATCCGGAGTTTGCAGCACATGAAATTCCTGCCTTAATTGATTATCCCATATCCTATGATGATCCGAAAAAAACAGGTATTGAATATATTCTGGATTACATCCTAACCTTAACGCATGAAAATCTTTTCTGCCAGTGTTTTTCTGCAGAGGATATTCATGGGTTACTCTATGGCTACGCTGTTGATTATCCGGATCTGCTTATTAATATCTTTGAACAGGTGCTTATCAATGCGTTGGGAGTAGTTATGCTCAATAATCCGACTGGAGATCTTCGTATCACCGCAACCGATCGAATAACCCTAAAAAACAAATTCTACGGTTTACCCAAGGAAAAGCTGTTGGATGCTTTAAAAGAAGCCAGTGCTCAGCTTTGCAGAGGTTTAAAAATCGTTGAGATGGAATCTGGCCAGGAAGTCCACCGCTATATTGACCGAGTTCTGCCTCAGATAGCTATTCGCATGGAAGACGCGCTCAAACTGGACCACCTGGACACCTTTTTTGTTGACTTGCAGTATGAAAATAAAGAGCGTTGGCTAACTTTTGTCGATGGTACACGTCTGCCCAACAGGAATTTCCGCATTCTAATTGAAAAAATTAGAAATTGCGGCTCGTTGGCTGATAAACTGAGTCTTATCAAAAAGTCTATTCATAGTATCCGAGATCTTGTTGATATTCTTGAAAGCGGTTACTTGCTTGACAATGAATATATTGACGTTTTTCAATCGCTTGGCGACACTGAGCTTGCCGTGTTAATCAAGAAACTACCAATAAAGGATCCTGCCCTGTTGTGGGAACCTTCCGGAATTCGAACCGACGAGTTACGGGAATGGCAATGTTCCCTTTATGATTTTTGCCTCAAGCTCCCTGCTGCAAAATCGGATACTATCATTCAATTAGCTCAGAATTTAGTGTTAAGGTGA
- a CDS encoding TFIIB-type zinc ribbon-containing protein codes for MDCPICHVNLQMTERQGIEIDYCPQCRGIWLDRGELDKIIERSKTDDSFHEPNFKQPAYNDKPYDKQYDHRDVHHNSYYGGYPKHKKKSFLSELFEFGDD; via the coding sequence ATGGATTGCCCAATTTGTCATGTCAATCTGCAAATGACAGAGAGACAGGGAATTGAAATCGATTACTGTCCACAGTGTCGCGGTATTTGGCTGGATCGCGGTGAGCTGGATAAGATTATTGAAAGATCAAAAACAGACGACAGTTTCCACGAACCAAATTTTAAACAGCCCGCCTATAACGATAAACCGTATGATAAGCAGTATGATCATCGTGATGTCCACCATAATAGTTATTACGGCGGTTATCCCAAGCATAAAAAGAAGTCGTTTCTCAGCGAATTATTCGAATTTGGCGACGACTGA
- a CDS encoding molybdopterin biosynthesis protein, with protein sequence MSYEYLNNMELNEALQRYLEVIASLNKNQETEEIAVKDSFGRITSEAVYANISSPHYNASAMDGIALLAKSTFGATDTTPVILTEGIDYQVVDTGDPIPDPYDAVVMVEEVIQLGNGQAQLLSAASPWQNIRQIGEDICASEMIIPSNIRIEPAAIGAMLAGGVMKVKVWKKPVVGLIPTGDEIVSPISNPKSGEIIEFNSSIFSAMLQQWGAVPKVYDIVPDKFDLIKSAVKKAADECDLVILNAGSSAGREDFSTQVIREMGSVIIHGIAIKPGKPAILGVVNERPVIGVPGYPVSGMIVMEKFVKRLLEILLHSGLRDNVQTKAILSKKVVSSLKYQEFVRMKLGNVDGKLIATALNRGAGVVTSLVKADAILEIPLNCEGYEAGQEVVVELLKQERDINRTLVIIGSHDPLIDVASDLMNKHSRGRYISSAHVGSMGGIMAIKRGEAHLAAIHLLDEETGGYNLSYIKKYLGEEKISLISCVKRVQGLMIAQGNPKMINGLEDLTREGIRYVNRQKGSGTRILLDYLLKLNHLSFKDIYGYDREEYTHMSVAALVASGSADAGMGIYSAARIYGLDFIPVCQEQYDFIMPARTMESENVQAFLNILKSNEFFSRLEQIGGYIVEAPGTIQIIE encoded by the coding sequence ATGAGCTATGAATATTTGAATAATATGGAATTGAATGAAGCACTCCAACGTTACCTCGAAGTTATTGCGTCATTAAATAAAAATCAAGAAACCGAAGAAATCGCTGTAAAGGACAGTTTTGGTCGTATCACGTCAGAAGCTGTTTATGCCAATATATCATCTCCGCATTATAATGCCAGTGCGATGGATGGCATCGCCCTGTTAGCTAAAAGTACGTTTGGGGCCACGGATACCACCCCTGTCATACTGACGGAAGGGATCGATTACCAGGTCGTCGATACCGGAGACCCTATTCCGGATCCATACGATGCGGTGGTGATGGTTGAAGAGGTTATCCAGCTTGGCAACGGCCAGGCGCAGCTTTTAAGCGCAGCTTCTCCGTGGCAAAATATTCGCCAAATCGGGGAGGATATTTGTGCTTCGGAAATGATTATTCCGTCAAATATCCGAATTGAGCCTGCAGCTATCGGTGCCATGCTCGCCGGCGGCGTTATGAAGGTTAAGGTATGGAAAAAACCAGTTGTCGGGTTGATTCCGACCGGCGATGAAATCGTCAGCCCGATTAGCAATCCGAAAAGTGGGGAGATCATTGAATTTAATTCATCCATATTTTCGGCCATGCTGCAGCAATGGGGAGCTGTCCCCAAAGTATACGACATCGTTCCGGACAAATTTGATTTGATTAAGAGCGCTGTAAAAAAGGCGGCTGACGAATGTGACCTCGTTATTCTTAATGCCGGTTCATCGGCCGGACGAGAGGATTTTTCTACGCAGGTTATCCGTGAGATGGGTTCAGTGATTATTCATGGTATCGCGATTAAACCGGGTAAACCGGCAATACTCGGTGTCGTCAATGAACGTCCGGTCATCGGCGTACCGGGATATCCGGTTTCCGGTATGATTGTTATGGAGAAATTTGTTAAACGATTATTGGAAATACTTCTGCATTCCGGACTTCGGGATAATGTGCAAACGAAGGCGATCCTATCCAAAAAAGTCGTATCTTCTTTAAAGTATCAGGAATTTGTCAGAATGAAACTTGGCAATGTCGATGGAAAATTGATTGCCACAGCGCTTAACCGGGGTGCCGGTGTTGTAACGTCATTGGTCAAAGCCGATGCGATCCTGGAGATTCCTTTAAATTGTGAGGGTTATGAAGCTGGCCAAGAAGTGGTCGTCGAGCTGCTAAAACAAGAACGTGATATTAATCGTACCTTGGTTATCATCGGCAGCCATGATCCCTTGATCGATGTCGCCAGTGATTTGATGAACAAGCATTCCAGAGGTCGTTATATATCCTCGGCTCATGTCGGCAGTATGGGCGGTATCATGGCCATTAAGCGGGGCGAAGCGCATCTTGCAGCTATCCATCTACTCGATGAGGAAACCGGCGGTTACAACCTGAGCTATATAAAGAAATACCTTGGCGAAGAAAAAATAAGTCTGATCAGCTGTGTAAAAAGAGTTCAGGGGCTGATGATCGCCCAAGGCAATCCCAAAATGATCAACGGCCTTGAAGACCTGACCAGGGAAGGTATCCGCTATGTTAATCGCCAAAAAGGCTCCGGAACACGCATTCTGTTGGACTACCTTCTCAAGCTGAACCATCTTTCATTTAAAGATATTTACGGCTATGACCGGGAAGAATACACGCATATGTCCGTAGCTGCTTTAGTCGCATCAGGAAGTGCGGATGCCGGGATGGGTATTTATTCGGCTGCCAGGATCTACGGTCTTGATTTTATTCCAGTGTGTCAAGAACAGTATGATTTCATCATGCCGGCTCGCACCATGGAATCGGAAAATGTTCAAGCCTTTTTGAACATTTTAAAATCAAATGAATTTTTCTCACGACTGGAACAGATTGGCGGATACATTGTGGAAGCGCCGGGTACAATACAAATCATCGAATAA
- a CDS encoding molybdopterin molybdotransferase MoeA has product MFDVKSVNDVIQIINNNFIGYPLENETVALTDALGRILCADVLAHEEIPGFNRSSVDGYAVISSDTFGASESLPAQLQLAGEIRMGEKPTVILQPGQAVYVPTGGELPANADSVIMIEYTEDYQDGFIYINKSSAPGNNVIFKGDDVKIGDTVIKAGTVLRPQDIGAMAAMGYETISVKQKVRVGVISTGDEIIAISEKPQGSQMRDTNSYALYAGLLKFGAVPTLYGIVKDNYDDIKATVEKALHQSDVILISGGSSVGTRDQSYKVINALGAPGILVHGIAVKPGKPTILGKINGKAIFGLPGHPASAYTIFNIFVHHLLKVLTCMNNIPKTVVRVEMARNYPSNNGREEYLPVKLEEIDGKYVAYPVFGKSGLITMLTAADGYVHIGRGCEGLDKGIQVDVILS; this is encoded by the coding sequence ATGTTTGATGTAAAGAGTGTCAATGACGTGATCCAAATCATTAACAACAATTTCATCGGTTATCCTTTGGAGAATGAAACAGTTGCACTCACCGATGCCCTGGGGAGAATACTTTGTGCCGACGTCTTAGCCCATGAAGAAATTCCGGGTTTTAACCGGTCTTCTGTTGATGGTTATGCGGTCATATCCTCAGATACTTTTGGTGCATCGGAATCTCTGCCTGCTCAGCTCCAGTTAGCAGGTGAAATTCGGATGGGAGAAAAGCCCACGGTCATTCTTCAACCCGGACAAGCTGTTTATGTTCCCACGGGAGGCGAGCTTCCAGCCAATGCCGATTCCGTGATCATGATTGAATACACGGAAGACTATCAGGATGGTTTTATCTACATCAACAAATCGTCAGCTCCTGGCAATAACGTCATTTTTAAAGGGGATGACGTAAAAATAGGCGATACGGTCATCAAAGCAGGAACAGTCCTTCGACCACAAGATATTGGTGCTATGGCAGCCATGGGCTATGAAACCATTTCAGTGAAACAAAAAGTCCGCGTCGGTGTCATCTCCACCGGTGACGAAATTATAGCTATTTCAGAAAAACCTCAGGGATCACAGATGCGTGATACGAATTCATATGCGCTCTATGCCGGACTGCTTAAGTTTGGAGCGGTACCAACGCTATATGGGATCGTCAAGGATAATTACGATGATATCAAAGCGACCGTGGAGAAGGCGCTGCACCAATCGGACGTTATTTTGATTTCCGGCGGCAGTTCAGTCGGTACTCGGGATCAATCCTATAAGGTTATTAACGCGCTCGGAGCGCCAGGAATACTTGTCCATGGCATCGCCGTGAAGCCGGGGAAACCGACTATTTTGGGTAAAATTAACGGTAAAGCCATCTTTGGTTTGCCCGGACATCCTGCTTCGGCTTATACCATATTTAATATTTTTGTTCATCATCTCCTAAAGGTGCTTACATGCATGAATAATATACCGAAAACCGTTGTAAGAGTTGAAATGGCTAGAAATTATCCATCAAATAACGGCAGAGAAGAATATCTTCCTGTAAAGCTAGAAGAAATTGACGGCAAATACGTTGCTTATCCGGTCTTCGGAAAATCGGGACTGATAACCATGCTCACAGCAGCCGACGGTTACGTGCATATTGGCAGGGGCTGTGAAGGGTTGGATAAAGGCATCCAGGTGGATGTTATTCTTTCTTAA
- a CDS encoding nitroreductase family protein produces MAIEEILYQRRSIRKYQQVPVEIEKIQKLMTAALLAPSGRGIDPQRFIVVNDSGLLNKLAQAREHGSSFLNGAPLVIVILGDSCLSDTWTEDAAIAATFIQLTAESLGLGSCWVQVRNRSHNESITTEDYVSSLLKIPKNMKVECMIGIGYPAEQKIGKTEKELTYNRVFWNEYGVIQKDLRTDEV; encoded by the coding sequence ATGGCGATAGAAGAGATCTTATATCAACGCAGAAGTATCCGTAAATATCAGCAGGTACCGGTTGAAATAGAGAAAATTCAAAAGCTAATGACGGCTGCGTTATTAGCACCGTCTGGCAGAGGGATTGATCCGCAGCGATTTATCGTCGTTAATGATTCCGGACTTTTGAATAAATTAGCCCAAGCCCGTGAACATGGCTCATCTTTCCTGAATGGCGCCCCACTGGTTATTGTCATTTTGGGAGACAGCTGCCTGAGTGATACCTGGACAGAAGACGCCGCGATTGCCGCGACATTCATTCAGCTGACAGCCGAATCACTGGGTCTGGGTTCATGTTGGGTCCAGGTAAGAAACCGCAGCCATAACGAGAGCATAACGACCGAAGACTACGTGAGCAGTCTATTAAAAATTCCTAAGAACATGAAAGTGGAATGCATGATCGGCATTGGCTACCCTGCTGAACAAAAAATTGGCAAGACAGAGAAGGAGCTTACTTATAATCGCGTATTTTGGAATGAATACGGTGTAATACAGAAAGACTTGAGAACAGACGAGGTTTAA
- a CDS encoding LTA synthase family protein, which translates to MSYMGKAFHGFVNRINNNLRNKKITIRGFLLWIAAMSLLQLMTIEVIQRESISDAFLWIISYFTLFIINYCAILLLNSFFLFLTGTLRAVVISSVLLIVFAITNHVKKQFLGDPLFPWDFGRVDQVYNLLPKITGEIGTVLILLALLIVIVIIAGVFFIPRHRLGWQPRLILFFISIVLIPILVFYRHTPVQTLFKAANIENIYWVQSENSLQNGLLLGFIMNVENALVVPPIGYSESAIHRIVSKSKSDAGAEEPPAVKPDIIIVLNESFWDPTVLPGVTFSGDPLPYFHSISDQYPSGAILSPVYGGSTANVEFELLTGLSTKYLPQGSIAYQQYVVNPLPALPHLLKSYGYTTTAIHPYHDWFYDRDTVYPLLGFNHFYNINDFPNAQKTGEYIGDMDVSRKIIAQLSQAEGPQFIFALTMQNHGPYPAARYTHNPISVTGDISTNSEQILETYTHGVRDADKALAYLTSYLEKSKKPTILMFFGDHLPYLGKEYQVYRETGYITSAENQWTEEDTIKMKSVPLVLWSNYQTTAITQDIGLISPFFLSAYLLEQLQLKGNIVFDFTQDIYSDLTVLSTKVTVDKQGNPVAELPTQYETYDRDYWLLEYDLLFGNQYALK; encoded by the coding sequence ATGTCTTATATGGGGAAGGCCTTCCACGGATTTGTTAATCGCATCAACAATAACTTACGCAACAAAAAAATCACCATCAGAGGATTTTTATTGTGGATAGCAGCCATGTCGCTGCTTCAGTTGATGACCATCGAAGTGATCCAAAGAGAAAGTATTTCAGATGCATTTCTATGGATCATTTCCTATTTCACGCTTTTTATCATCAATTATTGCGCCATTCTGTTGCTCAATTCTTTTTTTCTTTTTCTGACAGGAACATTGCGGGCGGTGGTCATATCCTCTGTTTTACTTATTGTTTTTGCCATTACCAATCATGTTAAAAAACAATTTTTGGGTGACCCGCTTTTCCCCTGGGATTTTGGACGTGTTGACCAGGTCTATAATTTATTGCCGAAAATCACCGGGGAAATTGGGACTGTCCTTATACTCCTTGCTTTATTGATCGTCATCGTGATCATTGCCGGAGTATTCTTTATCCCCAGGCACCGCCTGGGGTGGCAGCCCCGGCTTATACTATTTTTTATTTCCATCGTGTTAATTCCTATCCTCGTTTTTTATCGTCATACACCTGTCCAGACCCTCTTCAAGGCGGCAAATATAGAAAATATCTATTGGGTTCAGTCTGAAAATAGCTTACAGAACGGGTTGTTGCTGGGCTTTATCATGAATGTAGAAAATGCGCTTGTGGTCCCGCCAATCGGATACAGTGAGAGCGCCATCCATCGTATTGTCAGTAAGTCCAAATCTGACGCTGGGGCGGAAGAACCGCCCGCTGTAAAACCGGATATTATTATTGTATTGAATGAGTCCTTTTGGGATCCGACCGTTCTGCCTGGTGTTACGTTTTCCGGAGATCCGCTGCCTTATTTCCATTCGATATCAGACCAGTACCCTAGCGGCGCGATTCTTTCTCCGGTTTACGGCGGCAGTACAGCTAACGTGGAATTTGAACTCTTAACGGGATTGTCAACTAAATATTTGCCTCAGGGATCGATCGCTTATCAGCAATATGTTGTCAATCCGCTTCCGGCGCTGCCTCATCTGTTAAAAAGCTATGGTTATACAACGACGGCAATCCATCCCTATCACGATTGGTTCTATGATCGGGATACCGTTTATCCCTTATTGGGCTTTAACCATTTTTACAACATTAATGACTTTCCTAATGCCCAAAAAACAGGGGAATATATCGGGGATATGGATGTCAGTAGAAAAATCATTGCGCAATTGAGCCAAGCAGAAGGGCCGCAATTCATCTTTGCACTGACGATGCAAAACCATGGCCCCTATCCTGCGGCGCGCTATACGCATAATCCGATCAGCGTAACCGGTGATATATCCACGAACAGCGAACAGATTCTTGAGACCTATACCCATGGTGTGCGCGATGCGGATAAAGCCCTTGCGTATTTAACCTCTTATCTGGAAAAGTCGAAGAAACCGACGATTCTGATGTTTTTTGGAGACCATTTACCGTATTTGGGTAAAGAATATCAGGTCTATCGCGAAACGGGATACATTACGTCTGCTGAAAATCAGTGGACCGAAGAGGACACCATCAAGATGAAATCAGTGCCGCTTGTGCTCTGGTCTAATTATCAAACGACGGCAATTACTCAGGATATCGGCCTGATCAGTCCCTTTTTTCTAAGTGCTTACCTCTTAGAGCAATTGCAGTTGAAAGGAAATATCGTCTTTGATTTTACGCAGGATATATATTCTGATTTAACTGTTCTCAGCACGAAAGTGACGGTGGATAAACAAGGGAACCCGGTTGCTGAACTGCCGACACAGTATGAAACATATGATAGGGATTATTGGCTATTGGAATATGATTTGTTATTTGGCAATCAGTATGCGCTGAAGTAG
- the hypE gene encoding hydrogenase expression/formation protein HypE, producing MKIVMAHGSGGNATRELIKDIFQKYLANDYLDKMEDAAALPVAHYPLAMTTDSFVVTPLEFPGGDIGKLAVCGTVNDLWMSGAEPQYLTAGFILEEGLDIDLLDRIVGSLSKTAREAGIKIVAGDTKVVQGNGGLYINTAGLGYRKTGRFFGSENIRQGDIVIINGNLGNHHACILSQRMEINNSIHSDCADLGPMVRGLIDNGIAIRVMRDITRGGLGTVLNEIAESGSHGIEIEETQIPVDPEVKSFCDILGLDPLYMANEGKFLCIIAPEHADMALDILHQHPLGVHAQIIGKVADNAKPLVTIKTRLGGKRIIDVLYGEGLPRIC from the coding sequence ATGAAAATTGTAATGGCGCATGGCAGCGGCGGCAACGCAACGCGTGAACTAATTAAGGATATTTTTCAAAAATACCTGGCCAACGACTATCTGGATAAGATGGAAGATGCAGCGGCACTGCCGGTGGCACATTACCCATTGGCGATGACGACGGACTCTTTTGTGGTAACACCGTTGGAATTTCCCGGCGGAGACATCGGGAAATTGGCTGTCTGCGGAACCGTAAACGACCTATGGATGAGCGGGGCGGAACCGCAGTATCTGACGGCCGGATTTATCCTTGAAGAAGGACTCGATATTGACCTCTTGGACCGGATTGTTGGTTCACTGAGCAAGACAGCGCGTGAGGCCGGTATTAAGATCGTTGCCGGCGACACAAAAGTTGTCCAGGGGAATGGCGGTCTCTATATCAATACAGCTGGTCTAGGCTACCGAAAAACCGGGCGATTCTTTGGTTCAGAAAACATACGGCAAGGCGACATTGTCATTATTAACGGCAATCTGGGCAACCATCACGCTTGCATTCTTTCACAACGAATGGAAATCAATAATTCCATCCACAGCGACTGTGCTGATCTGGGCCCAATGGTCCGCGGCCTCATCGACAACGGGATTGCTATCCGTGTCATGCGGGATATTACCCGCGGCGGCCTGGGAACAGTTCTGAATGAAATCGCGGAGTCGGGAAGTCATGGGATCGAGATTGAGGAAACGCAGATTCCGGTCGATCCTGAAGTCAAATCTTTTTGCGATATTTTAGGGCTTGATCCGTTATATATGGCGAATGAAGGCAAATTTTTGTGTATCATTGCCCCGGAACATGCCGATATGGCGCTTGATATTCTTCACCAGCATCCGCTCGGTGTACATGCACAGATTATCGGCAAAGTTGCCGACAACGCAAAACCGCTCGTAACCATAAAAACAAGGCTGGGAGGAAAACGAATTATCGATGTCTTATATGGGGAAGGCCTTCCACGGATTTGTTAA